The Maniola jurtina chromosome 1, ilManJurt1.1, whole genome shotgun sequence genome has a window encoding:
- the LOC123865155 gene encoding uncharacterized protein LOC123865155: protein MPANQIQCDAVSLVMGLVVFGLPLTLLVPGFSVLNMVPKVRISRLHAADQSLTWTQLNASLVTLLVLFFCLYLELRKRKLDEMVENVLTVSKATDAAMDVEHERQGAEVRACIQLLDASADHYETLILLKDDLKQWDKSSIQHPPVIEPSSFEF, encoded by the exons ATGCCAGCCAATCAAATCCAATGCGATGCGGTGTCGCTGGTCATGGGGTTGGTAGTGTTTGGGCTGCCCCTCACACTGCTGGTGCCAGGGTTTTCAGTATTGAACATGGTTCCCAAGGTGCGCATCTCGCGGCTCCACGCAGCCGATCAGAGCCTTACGTGGACGCAGCTCAATGCCTCTTTGGTAACGCTGCTGGTGTTGTTCTTCTGTCTTTATCTGGAATTGCGTAAACGCAA GCTAGACGAGATGGTAGAGAACGTGCTGACAGTGAGCAAAGCGACCGACGCAGCGATGGACGTGGAGCACGAGAGGCAGGGTGCAGAGGTGCGCGCCTGCATCCAGTTGCTCGACGCCTCTGCTGACCATTATGAGACGCTCATCCTGCTGAAGGACGACCTGAAGCAGTGGGACAAGTCCAGCATCCAGCACCCGCCGGTCATAGAACCCAGCTCTTTCGAGTTCTGA
- the LOC123865524 gene encoding sorting nexin-20: MLTCKIVSSRTVEGVDKEKKFVAYMLQVRQDSADTLVFDRDPANVERRYTHFLDLYNGLRKEHPTLMNNVSFPRKIVVGNFDPNLISTRCAAFESLLNIVASESRLRDSPAAIAFFQNAELKDARRLIEEGKFDQALSILETSFKLLNKVYTDRSRVVLSVLCRIVACAGASGGALAGPVEKWAQLALRRYEAVSDSDLLIIYAPLLHTCISIWETLGRDKSRLVEELNSLRKRGMKVDSVPSLMDAVDELDTSI; this comes from the exons ATGTTAACGTGCAAAATAGTGTCTTCGCGGACTGTGGAGGGCGTcgacaaagaaaaaaaatttgtagCTTACATGCTACAAGTCAGACAGGACTCCGCCGATACACTGGTATTTGATCGTGATCCTGCTAATGTAGAAAGAAGATACACCCACTTTTTAGATTTATACAATGGGCTAAGAAAAGAGCATCCAACTTTGATGAACAATGTATCATTTCCGCGGAAG ATAGTCGTCGGCAATTTTGATCCAAACTTAATATCAACCAGATGTGCAGCTTTTGAATCACTCCTGAATATAGTAGCCAGTGAGTCACGGTTAAGGGATTCCCCTGCAGCTATTGCATTCTTTCAGAATGCTGAATTGAAGGATGCTAGGCGACTAATCGAAGAGGGAAAGTTTGATCAAGCTTTATCTATATTAGAGACAAGTTTTAAGTTATTGAATAAG GTATACACAGACAGATCTCGGGTTGTGTTGAGTGTTCTATGTAGGATAGTGGCATGTGCTGGCGCCAGCGGTGGGGCACTGGCCGGACCGGTGGAAAAGTGGGCTCAGCTAGCACTGAGGAGATACGAAGCAGTCAGTGACTCTGATCTTTTAATCATTTATGCACCACTTTTGCACACATGCATTTCTATATG GGAAACATTGGGTCGTGACAAGTCGAGGTTGGTTGAGGAATTGAACTCCCTTCGCAAAAGAGGAATGAAAGTGGACTCAGTACCTAGTCTTATGGATGCCGTGGACGAATTGGACACAAGCATTTAA